The nucleotide sequence CTGAGCGCAAGAGCCCGATTCACAAGGATGCGCCTAAATTTGAGGATCTGTCCGTAGAATCGGAAATTTTGGAAACGGGCATCAAGGTTATCGATTTGCTGGCCCCTTACGCGAAAGGCGGCAAGATCGGCCTGTTCGGCGGCGCAGGTGTCGGCAAGACCGTCTTGATCCAGGAACTGATTAACAACATCGCCCAAGAGCACGGTGGTATTTCCGTATTCGCTGGGGTAGGGGAGCGTACTCGTGAAGGGAACGACCTGTACCACGAGATGAGAGACTCGGGCGTTATCAACAAAACTACGATGGTATTCGGCCAGATGAACGAGCCTCCTGGCGCGCGTCTTCGCGTGGCGCTGACCGGTTTGACCATGGCGGAATATTACCGTGACGAGCAGGGCAAGGACGTTCTGCTGTTCGTAGACAATATCTTCCGCTTTACTCAAGCAGGTTCCGAGGTTTCCGCCTTGCTGGGCCGCATGCCGTCCGCGGTTGGTTACCAGCCGACGCTGGCAACGGAGATGGGCGCCCTGCAAGAACGGATTACTTCTACGAAGAAAGGTTCCGTTACGTCGATCCAGGCGATCTACGTGCCTGCGGATGACTACACGGATCCGGCGCCGGCAACGACGTTCGCACACTTGGATGCGACCACGAACCTGGAGCGGAAAATTTCCGAGAAGGGCATCTACCCTGCGGTTGACCCGCTGGCTTCGTCCTCCCGGATCCTGACGCCGGAAGTTGTTGGCCAGGAGCACTACGAAGTGGCTCAGGCTGTAAAACGCCTGCTCGCCCGCTACAACGAGCTGCAGGATATTATCGCCATCCTCGGTATGGATGAGTTGTCCGATGAAGACAAGGTAGTCGTGAGCCGCGCTCGTCGCGTAGAACGCTTCTTGTCCCAGCCGTTCCACGTAGCTGAGCAGTTTACGAACTTGCCGGGCAAATATGTTCCGGTCAAGGAAACAGTTCGCAGCTTCAAGGAAATTCTCGAAGGCAAGTACGATGATCTGCCGGAATCTGCATTCCTGTTAGTCGGTACCATTGAGGAAGCCGTAGAAAAGGCTAAAGCGCAGCAGTAATTGCTGCGCTGAAGCTAGGAGGAGGGTGGAACGATGAGTACTGTTTTGCTGGAAATAGTAACCCCGGAACGGATCGTATACAGCGAACCGGTCGATATGGTCAGCGTGCGAGGCGCGGAAGGTGAGCTTGGTATCCTGCCGAACCACATTCCGCTGGTTACGCCGCTCCGCGTTGCCCCGGTCCGCGTCAAAAGCGAAGGCAAAGAGGAGTATATCGCCGTAGGCGGCGGTTTCCTCGAGGTGCGCAAGGACAAGATCACCATTCTTGCGGAAACGGCAGAGAAGCCGGGCGAGATTGATGTAGATCGCGCACGAGCAGCCAAGGAACGTGCGGAGAAAAGGCTGCAAAGCCGCATGGAGGAAATAGATTTCCGTCGTGCAGAGATTGCTTTGCAAAAAGCTTTGACCCGTCTCGACGTCTCCCAGCACAGATAATGCATCACGGATAGAAAGCCCCTGCAAGCCAAGGAGAAACCCTGGCGCAGGGGCTTTTTGCATGCAGGGGATTTCTGAGCGAGGAAGGCAGCAGCAAATACTGTTGGACTAAGGAAATACGTTTGTTTGCGTCAGCCGGAGAAGTCCATAAAATTTCCTATTAAATCGCTTACAATCCACGATAGACGAATTCGGGGCACGTTTGTTATAATTGGGACGGTATTTATTGTGATGTTATGGATTACGTATAAAAAAGAAGAACGAAAGTCTAAGGAGGGGACACTGTACGATGTATGCTGGAGAATATGTAGTTGTTCTTATTTTTCTCACTCTAGGTATCATTTTGCCCATAGCGGCATTGACACTCGGCAGATTTTTGCGCCCTACTAAGCCAACTGAGGAGAAACAGACCACGTATGAGAGCGGGAATGAGCCGGTCGGCGAAGGCCAAGTGCGCTTTAACATTCGGTATTACTTGTACGCGCTGATGTTTGTTATCTTCGATGTGGAAACGGTGTTTCTTTACCCTTGGGCAGTCGCTTATGACAAGCTAGGTTTGTTCGCATTGGTGGAAATGCTGATCTTCGTAAGCTTGCTTGTAGTAGGCTTAATCTACGCTTGGAAGAAGAAGGTGTTCAAATGGAACTCGATCTAGAGAAGATTTCGCTGGCGGAACGCCAGGAACTTGAGCGCAACGTTTTTTTTTGGAACACTGGAGCAACTGAAGGGGTGGGCGCGCAGCAACTCGATCTGGCCATTGACATTTGGCTTGGCATGCTGTGCAATTGAAATGATGGGAACCGGGGCTTCCCACTATGACTTGGACAGATTTGGAGTCATCTTCCGTACGTCGCCGCGCCAGTCAGACTGCATGATTGTGGCCGGAACGGTCACGAAGAAAATGGCTCCTTTGCTGCGTCGTCTATACGATCAAATGCCGGAGCCGAAGTGGGTTATTGCGATGGGTTCCTGCGCTACAGCAGGCGGACCTTATGTGAAGTCCTATGCCGTGGTGAAAGGGGTTGACCAGGTAGTTCCGGTAGATGTCTACATACCGGGATGTCCGCCTAATCCCGCTGCGCTGATTTACGGCATCAATAAGCTGCAAGAGAAAATACGCTATGAAGCGAAAACAGGGAAGCGGGTGACTGAACGGTGAGCGAAGAGAACAACAAGCGCGAGAACGACCAGGTGTCCGACCGCGAAGCAGATCGCGAAGCCAGTCAGCAACTGGAGAATTCCCCAGAAAGCCCTAGCGCTGAAGAAGCGAAACCGGCGCGCGCGAAAGCGGAAAAGCCGGAAGCCAAGGATGGCGAAGCGTCTGACGGCGGTGATGACGAGCTTGCCGCGAAGAAAAAAGCAGCGGCCGAAGCTCGTGCTGCAAGAGCGGCTGCTCGCGCCAAGAAAGAGGACAATTCGGACGAAGAAGAGAAGCCGAAGGAGCCGTCGCCGAAGCAGCCCGTCTTGGACCGGTTAGTGGAAATCCTGAATGAGCATGCCGGTGCGGAGGCAATTGAAGAGGCTTACATAAATGAGGCGAGCCGCCACTTGCCGACAGTGATTGTGAAAGCCGACCATTGGCCGCAAGTAGCGAACGTGCTGCGTGAACATTCTGAATTGAAGCTTCATTACTTGCGGAATGTGACAGGCGTGGACCGCGAGACGCACATGGAAGTGATTTATCAGTTGATCAATCTGGAGTCTAAACAGGATTATGCAATGAAGATCAAAACGGATCGCGATCAGCCGAGCGTGCCGTCCGCTACGCCAATCTGGAGCACGGCGAACTGGCCTGAGCGGGAGATTTACGATCTGCTGGGTGTGGACTTCCCTGGGCATCCAGACATGCGGCGCATCATGATGCCGGACGATTGGGAAGGGCATCCGCTGCGGAAAGACTACAGTCCTGCGGATCCGGAGGTGTAACCGATGATAAGAACAGAAGAAATGCTGCTGAATGTCGGTCCCCAGCATCCGAGTACGCACGGTGTGTTTCGCGTTGTGGTGAAGCTGGACGGCGAGCAGATCGTCCATGCCGAACCAGTGATGGGTTACTTGCACAGAGGAACCGAGAAGCTGGCGGAAAACTTGAACTATACGCAAATCATCCCTTATACCGACCGAATGGATTATGTCTCAGCGATGACGAACAACTATGTGCTTTGTCACGCAGTAGAGACCTTGCTCGAGCTTGAGGTGCCGGAGCGAGCCGAATTTTTGCGGCTGATCGTGATGGAGCTGCAGCGCGTAGCCAGTCATTTGGTATGGTGGGGCACGTACTTGCTGGACATCGGCGCGATGAGTCCTTTCCTTTATGCGTTCCGCGAGCGTGAGATGATTATCGATCTCTTCAATGAATTGTGCGGCGCGCGTCTGACTTACTTCTATATGCGGGTAGGCGGAGTGAAATGGGATGCGCCGGAAGGCTGGATCGACAAGGTGAAGGCGTTCGTCGAGCACATGAAAGGGAAACTGGACGAATATCACAACCTGGTCAGCGGCAACGAAATTTTCCTTGCCCGCATCAAGGGCGTCGGCAAATATGACGCCAAGACGGCTATTGACTACGGGTTAAGCGGAGCGAACCTGCGCTGCACTGGCGTGGAGTGGGATCTTCGCAAGTCGCAGCCTTACAGCTTGTATGATCGCTTCGACTTTGACGTTGTCACCCGCACGGAAGGCGATTGCTTTGCACGTTATGAGATTCGCCTGGAAGAGATTCGTCAGAGCTTGCGCATTCTGGAGCAGGCTTTGGAGCAATTCCCCGAGGAAGGCGAAATTATGGGCAAAGTGCCGCGCGTCATCCGCCCGCCGAAGGGCGAGGCCTACGTGGCTATTGAATCGCCCAGAGGAGAGATCGGCTGCCACCTGGTTTCGGAAGGGAAAGCCGAGCCTTACCGCTTGAAGTTCCGCCGTCCTTCATTCGTCAATTTGCAGATCCTGCCGAAGCTGCTGGTAGGCGAGTCGATGACGAACCTGATCACCATTCTCGGCGGCATTGACATTGTAGTTGGGGAGGTGGACGCCTAATGGATCCGACAACGCAAAGTGTAACCTTTGGGAGCTTCCTGTTCGAAGCTGTGCTGGGCGTCTTGACGCTTCTCATTGTATTGGGCTTTGTTACCTATGCGATCTACTTCGAAAGAAAAGTCATCGGCTGGATGCAAGGCCGTCCCGGTCCGAACCGGGTCGGTCCGTTCGGCTTGCTGCAGACCGTAGCGGACGTACTGAAGCTGCTCATCAAGGAAGATACCATTCCGAAAAAAGCAGATCGTCCGCTGTTCATATTGGCACCGGCGTTGACATTTGTGCCGGCGTTCACCGTATTGGCGGTGATTCCTTATACTAGCAAATGGATTCCGGCGGATTTGAATGTCGGCTTGCTTTATTACGTGGCTCTCTCCAGCATCTCCACCATGGGCATTCTGCTGGGCGGATGGGCTTCGAACAACAAATACGCGCTGATGGGCGGCATGCGCTCCACGGCTCAGATGATCAGCTATGAAGTGCCGCTCGTCATCTCGGTGGCTGGCGTGGTGCTAATGAGCGGAAGCTTGAATCTGAGTACCATCGTTGAAGGGCAGGCCGGTTACTTCTGGAACTGGAACTTCCTGCCGCAGATCCTGGGCTTTGGCGTATTCGTAATAGCGGCGGTTTCCGAGCTGAACCGTACCCCGTTCGACTTGCCTGAGGCGGAATCCGAGCTTGTGGCAGGATATCATGTGGAGTACAGCGGCTTTCGGTTCGCCTTTTTTATGCTGTCGGAGTATGTATACATGTATGCGATTGCCGCGCTAACCACTGTATTGTTCCTCGGCGGTTGGCATGCGCCGTTCCCGTTCCTTGATTTCATTCCGGGGATTATCTGGTTTATCTTGAAATTCAGTCTTGTCATCTTCACCTTGTATTGGCTGCGGGCTACCATGCCGCGGATTCGGGTGGATCAGCTGATGAGTCTCGGCTGGAAGGTGCTGCTGCCGCTCTCGCTCATCAATGTATTTATTACGGCAGTAGTCATGGAATTATTGAAATAGAGAAAGGGTGAACGCGTAAATGAAAGGGATCGCCAAGGGTCTCGGGGTCACCCTGAAGACGATGACCCAGAAGAAGGTAACGTACAAATACCCGGACGTTCCATTGGAAATGCCGAACAGATTCCGCGGCGTGCAACATTTTGAACCAGACAAATGCATTGTCTGCAATCAATGCGCGCGGATTTGCCCGACAGAATGCATTACGCTGACCGGCAAGCCGAATCCGGACCCGGAGAAGAAGGGCAAGGTCATCGATACGTATGATATCAACTTTGAAATCTGCATATTGTGCGATCTGTGTACGGAGGTATGTCCGACCGAAGCGATCGTGATGACCAACAATTTCGAGCTGGCGACATACAGCCGCGATGATTTGTTCAAAAACATGGAATGGCTGAATGATAACGACAAGAATGTCCGCCTGGAAAACTCGACGAACCCGCAAGCGAAGAAAGGGGCGAAATAACCGATGCTGGACAATATTGTGGCATTCTTCACCAGCGCGGAAAGCCTGCTGTTTCTCGTATTTGCCATGGTCGTCATTTCCGGTGCAATTCTTATGCTCAGCTTTACGAAGGTCGTGCATATGGTGGTTGCGCTCGCCTTTACGTTCCTTGGACTGGCCGGCCTGTACGTCATGCTTGATGCGGAATTTGTCGCATTTGTACAGGTGCTGATCTACGCAGGGGCAGTGTCCATCCTGATGATCTTCGGCATTATGATGACCCGGCACGATCAACCGGAGGAAGAACCGCGCCGTCCATGGTACAACGGTTTGCTGCTGGTCGGTTCGGTCGCCTTGTTCGGCATTCTGTTCTTCGTGATTCAAAGCGCCAACTTCCAGAGCGGAACGCTGGATGCGGGCGTGGACAACACGAAAGCAATTGGCGAACAGCTGTTCACGCGCCATGTCATTCCGTTCGAGCTGATGAGTGTGCTGCTGACCGTCGCGTTTATCGGCGCCATCATCCTGGCCAAGAGGGAGGAGGATTAGCATGGACAATATCGCCAATTCTTACTTTCTGCTGGCCGCTATTTTGTTTTGTGTAGGTCTGTACGGTGCGCTGTCCAAGAGAAATGCGGTCATCGTGCTTCTCTCTGTCGAGTTGATGCTTAATGCGGTGAACTTGAATCTGATTGCGTTCGCCAAATACGGTCCCAATCCGTCGATCACCGGACATATCTTCTCCCTGTTCAGTATTACGGTGGCCGCGGCGGAGGTCGCGATCGGAATCGCTATTCTGATCTCCTTGTACCGCAATAAAGGCACAACCAACGTACTAGAGATGAACATGTTGAAAAAATAGTGAGCGAGAAGCTCGAAGAAAGGAAAGGATCTCATGGAGTTTACCCATTACGCATGGCTCATTCCGGTCTTTCCACTGCTTGCCTTTCTCGTCTTGACCGCTCTTGGCAGACAAATGAAGGGACTTGCCACAGGGTTCAGCGTTCTTGCCGCGGCTGCGGCTTTTGTAATGGCTGTACTGGTATTCACAGAGCGCCTTGGCGAGAACGTAGTGGATTATACATGGGATGGATTCAAATGGATCGGGATCGGCGACTTCGCGCTGCAAATGGGCTTTGAAGTCAACAATCTGAATACGTTGATGCTGGTTGTCGTTACCTTGGTCAGTTTCCTCGTCAACCTATACTCGTTAGGGTATATGAAGGAAGATGAGCGGATTAATACTTTTTTTGCCTATGTGTCCCTGTTCACCTTTTCCATGCTGGGGCTGGTGCTGTCTATCAACCTCGTGCAATTTTTTATTTTCTGGGAACTGGTTGGGGTCTGCTCGTTCCTGCTGGTCGGCTTCTGGTACACGAAGCCAGCGGCCAAGGCGGCGGCGAAGAAAGCTTTTATCGTCACACGGATCGGGGACGTCGGTTTGTTCCTTGGCATGCTGTTGCTGTTCTGGAACATGCCTGGACATTCGCTCGAATTCAGCGCTATACATAATGCAGCTCATACGGGAGCGTTGTCTGCCGGGGTTATCACTGCTGCGGCAATCCTGGTGTTCATCGGCGCAGTCGGCAAGTCCGGCCAATTTCCGCTTCATACTTGGCTGCCTGACGCGATGGAAGGTCCTACGCCAATCAGTGCGCTCATTCATGCCGCTACGATGGTCGCAGCAGGCGTATACTTGGTGGCTCGGACGTTTCCGCTGTTTCAAGCATCGGATGCAGCACTGCTAACGGTCGCGATTGTCGGCGGCTTTACAGCGATCTTCGCCGCAACGATTGCGCTTGCGCAGAACGACATCAAACGGATACTGGCTTACTCTACGGTCAGTCAGCTGGGGTATATGATGCTGGCAATGGGCATTGGCACATTGTCTTCTTATACAGCAGGGATGTTCCATCTATACACGCATGCATTCTTCAAGGCGCTGCTGTTCTTGGGAGCCGGCAGTGTCATTCATGCCGTTCATGAGCAGGATATTCGCAAGATGGGCGGGCTCGGCAGCAAGATGAAGATAACGATGCTCACCTTTGCGATCGGTACATTGGCATTGTCCGGTATCGTGCCGTTTGCCGGCTTCTGGTCGAAGGATGCGATTCTGACCGAGGCGTACCACTATCAGCCGATCCTGTTCTGGATAGCGCTAGTCGCTGCGTTCTTTACAGCCTTGTACATGGCACGCTTGTTCTTCCTGGTATTCACTGGGAAGCCGCGTTCCGACATGCATCCGCATGAGTCGCCAGCAGTCATGACCGTTCCTCTAATTGTGCTGGCAATTTTGGCTGTTATCGCGGGATTTGTCTATTTCCCGGGAAATGGATGGTTTGGCGAATGGCTGACGGGCGAGAATCTCGGGGAGCATGCGGATATGACCGTCATGATCTTATCGACGGTTGCCGGCGTAGGCGGTTTGCTCATCGGGTGGCTGCTGTATGGCCGGAGGTCCAACTCCGAAGATTGGCTGGAAGCAAAAGCGTTGCCAGTCTACCGGGTGCTAAACCAAAAATACTACGTGGATGAAGCTTACGACAATGGCGTCGTAAAGCCGCTTCGCGGCATAGGTTATCTGCTTGATCTTTTTGACCGCTATATTGTGGACGGGGCTGTCAGGGCACTCGCTGGCGTCATGACCGCAACGGGCAGAATCGGACTGCGCATGCAGAACGGCCAGCTTCAATCCTATGGCTTGATTGGGGTTATCGGACTGTTGATCTTGATTGTGGCAGTTGTAGGAAGGAGGTATTTCCATGTTGGATAGCATCCCGATATTAACGCTCCTTACCTTTTCGCCGCTTTTGGGAATTATCGCTGTTCTGCTTATTCCGAAGGAACGGGGACACTGGCTCAAGACCGCAGCGATTGTCAGCACCTTGATTTCGCTGGTTCTCGCCGGCTGGATGTTTACTGGCCTGGATCATGATGCGGAAGGCATGCAGTTCGAGGAAAAAGCAACCTGGATCGAAATCGCACTAAACCAGGAAGCGCCGTCGCTCAGCTCCGCAGACAGGCTGATCTACCAGTTCAACTATTCCTTGGGTGCGGATGGACTTAGCGCTGCATTGGCTTTTCTTACAGCATTGATCAGCAGTATGGCAGCTTTTGCATCCGTACACATCAAGAAGCGCTGGAAGACCTTCTATCTCTGGTTCCTTCTGCTGCAGATCGGTATGTTTGGGGTGTTCCTCTCCCGCGATCTGTTCTTGTTCTTTCTATTCTTCGAAGCTACGCTTGTGCCGATGTTCTTCCTGATAGGCATATGGGGCTTCGCTGACAGAGAAAAGGCCGCAAACAAATTTCTGGTCTACAACGGTATCGGCTCGGCTATCATGCTGATTGCCTTCTTGATGCTGATCAATACCGCTGGATTTTCCGCATTGCAGGAAGATCCGACACAGCCGCTTGAACTGGTCTATAGCGGGGATGTTGGCACGATTTATAACAACTTGACGGACCCGAACTCCTTCGCAAATCTGCATCATGATCGTGTGGGCAATACCGTCAATCCTTTCTACATGGGACTTGCGATGAAAGAATGGATCTTCTTGATGCTGCTCATTGCCTTTGGCATCAAGCTTCCGATCTTTCCGTTCCACACCTGGATGCTGAAGGTGCACATCGAGGCGCCCCCAGCGGTCGTCATGATACATTCCGGCATCCTGCTGAAGATGGGCGCATATGGTCTGCTGCGCTTCGGCGTCGGTCTGTTTCCGGAGCAAGCGCAGACCTTCGCGCTGCTGATTGGCATTGTCGGCGTTGTGAACATCCTGTATGGCGCCGTATTGGCGTTCGTTCAGAAAGAGTTCCGGCTTATTCTGGCGTACTCCAGTATCAGTCATATGGGCATTGTCCTGCTCGGCATTGCGGCGCTCAATACGACAGGGCTGCAGGGCGCGGCCTTCCAGCTTGTGTCGCACGGCTTGATCTCCGCGTTGCTGTTCCTCATAGTCGGCAGCTTGATCGAGCGCACGGGCACTACGGAGCTTGATCGAATGGGAGGCATGGCCAAGGCAATGCCATTTATGAGCGGGATGCTGCTGGTCGGCGGTCTCGCGTCATTGGGCTTGCCGGGCATGAGCGGATTTGTCAGCGAGTTTCTGGCGTTCCTTGGCCTCTTTGACACTATGCCGGTCTTGGCCATTATCGGTGCGCTCGGCATCATCTTGACTGCCGTCTATGTGCTGCGTGGGGTTCTGGCCATCACATATGGGGAACTGCCGGAAAAATATCAAACAGACAGCGCTGTGCTGCGTGATGCGCGCTTGACGGAAGCAGTACCGATGATCGTACTGGCAGCCTTTATCGTGCTGCTGGGGATTTACCCGACCGTACTGAGCGAACCGCTGAACCACGCATTAAGCAGTATGCTTGCAAGGATAGGGGGTTAGGGCGATGCAAATGATGCAACTGCAATTCGCAGACCTGCGATATCTCGGACCTGAGTTGACGCTTGTGATCGCGGCTATACTTCTGTCTTTGCTCGATCTGGCTATACCCCGCAGGTTTAGCCGGTCCTGGGTTGGAGGGTTGACGCTGCTCAGTCTGGCGGTATCCGCGGTATTCGTGGTTATTGCCATGCGGCTGTACAACGGCCCGGATTCGCTCAGCGAGCCGGTCATTCAGCTGCTTGCCAATAGCTACCGAGTGGATGACTTTGGCAACTTGCTGAAGCTGTTCATTCTGGGGGGGACGTTTCTCGTCGTCCTGATGAGCATCGGCTCAATCAAGGAAAAAGAGATTCCGCATCAAGGGGAGTACTATTATTTATTCCTGCCTGCTGCGCTTGGCGCCATGGTCATGGTCTCCTCGGGCGATTTGATTACGCTGTTCGTCGGCCTTGAGCTGCTTAGCATTACCTCCTATATTATGGTCGGTTTGAAAAAGCACGATCAGAAAGCGAACGAATCGGCATTCAAATATATGGTGCTGGGCGCAATTTCGACGGCTTTCATTCTTTACGGCATGTCATTCCTGTACGGGGTAACCGGTACGACAAATATTGCCGAAATGAACAGCCAGCTTCGATTCTTCGATCCGTCGATAAGCGGGCTTCTTTATATGAGCTTCTTCTTGATGCTCGCCGGTTTTGCCTTCAAGATTGCGTCTGCGCCGTTCCACGCATGGGCGCCGGATGTGTATCAAGGCGCGCATACGCCAGTTACCGCTTTCCTGGCAGTCGTGTCGAAAGGTGCGGCGCTGGCTATGATGTTCCGCATTTTGTATAACGTCTACTTCGGCGTCGGAGACAGCGATACGCCGATACACGATGACATGAACTTGATTCTTGCGATTATCGCTGCGGCTTCTATGATTCTCGGCAATGCGATGGCGCTGAAGCAGCACAACATGAAGCGGTTGCTGGCTTATTCAGGCATAGCCAATGCCGGCTATCTGCTCGTTCCGCTTGCGATCGTATACGGTCCCATGCACTATTCGAACTTTACCGAGCTGTATTACTATCTGGCGGCTTATCTGTTCATGAACATCGGCGCTTTCGCCGTGTTAATGGCGGTAAGCGGGAAAGCCGGACATGAAGAGATGTCGGCGTTCGACGGGTTGTATTACAGGAACCCGGCGCTCGCTTCGGCGATGGTCATTCTCGTTCTGTCGCTAGCCGGCTTGCCGGTAACGGGCGGATTCTTCGGCAAATTCTATATCTTGCTCGGAGCCGTAGCCGTTGCGAAGTATTGGCTGGCAGCGATTATGATCATCACCAGCGTGATCTCATTCTATTACTACTTCGGTGTGATCCGCCAGATGTTCATGCGCAGCCATGCGCCGTCTGAACGGCTTCAGGTCGGCTGGGCGCAGCAGCTCACGATCTGGATCTGCGTGGCGGCCACATTGCTGATGGGCTTCTTCCCGAGACCGATTATCGGGTATATCGAAAGCATCTTCCACCTCGGCCGAGACTTCTTCATGTAAGAAGCCGCGGCTGGGAGCTGGCCCGTATCAAAGGGCTTGCGTGTACAAACCGTCTTCTGTCAGACACAGGCAGAAGGCGGTTTTTTTTGCGCCCGGTTGGGAAAATTTCACGTCTGCGAGACCATTTATTCCTTCGCCAGATTTCTATATAATATATAAGATGACTGTTCCATTAAGGACTATTGGCCTACTTTTCAAAAACGGGAAAGGGTTATGTTGAATTCTGGCGAATACAATTAGGACATGGCGAATTTGTAAACATGACTTAGGCTTTAAGGCCTGTTATGATTGGGAACTGTTGCGTGAAAACGGCATATCCGAAGTTTGGATGAAATATGAATTTTTACTAGAGGGAAGAGGCGTTTGCTAGGATGAAGGGGAATAGAGTTGCACACATATCCGTAATTCTGGTATTGTTGCTCTTGTTGCAAGCAATGGCGGATTTCGGCCCTGCATTGCATGCAGAGACTGATGATGCTGCCATGGAACAATCTCATACATCCGCCGATGCCAAGGCCGCCTCTTCGTGGATTATAAAATGGGCGGTGCCTCTTGCCGAAATGAATGAGCAGTTTGTGCAGGAGAGCACGATTGTGAAACAATTGGCCGATCTTCAAGTGGTTGAAGCTATGCCGAAGCCAGGTGTAGATGCTGGACAATGGGCAGAGCGGTGGTCGCAGCATGCCGATGTTGTTTACCTGCACGATAATCGTCCTGTGCAGCTGGCGGCTGCGCCGAATGATCCGCTGTACACCAACCAAAACTATTTGAAGCAAATCGGCATGGAAGCTGCGTGGGAGCACGAGAACAGCAACGCAGATATGGTGATTGCCGTAGTCGATACAGGTGTGGATCTCAACCATCCGGACTTGAAAGACAGAATTACTGGCGGGATCAATTTGTTAAACAAAAATTTGCGTCCTCAGGATGACAACGGTCACGGCACAAATGTGGCCGGGATCATTGCTGCCGTCAGCAACAATCAGATCGGTGTGTCCGGCATGCTCTGGGATGCCCGCATCATGCCTGTCAAAGTGATGGATTCCAAAGGCTCCGGGGACGAAATGAAGCTTGGGGAAGGCATCAAATATGCGGTAGACGAAGGCGCCAAGATTATAGTGCTGTCGCTCGGACTGTTCAAGTACTCCCAATATTTGAAGGAAGTCGTAGATTATGCCGAGGATAAAGGCGTTCTGCTCGTTGCGGCAACCGGCAATGAAGGACAGTCTGTG is from Xylanibacillus composti and encodes:
- a CDS encoding NADH-quinone oxidoreductase subunit N, whose amino-acid sequence is MQMMQLQFADLRYLGPELTLVIAAILLSLLDLAIPRRFSRSWVGGLTLLSLAVSAVFVVIAMRLYNGPDSLSEPVIQLLANSYRVDDFGNLLKLFILGGTFLVVLMSIGSIKEKEIPHQGEYYYLFLPAALGAMVMVSSGDLITLFVGLELLSITSYIMVGLKKHDQKANESAFKYMVLGAISTAFILYGMSFLYGVTGTTNIAEMNSQLRFFDPSISGLLYMSFFLMLAGFAFKIASAPFHAWAPDVYQGAHTPVTAFLAVVSKGAALAMMFRILYNVYFGVGDSDTPIHDDMNLILAIIAAASMILGNAMALKQHNMKRLLAYSGIANAGYLLVPLAIVYGPMHYSNFTELYYYLAAYLFMNIGAFAVLMAVSGKAGHEEMSAFDGLYYRNPALASAMVILVLSLAGLPVTGGFFGKFYILLGAVAVAKYWLAAIMIITSVISFYYYFGVIRQMFMRSHAPSERLQVGWAQQLTIWICVAATLLMGFFPRPIIGYIESIFHLGRDFFM
- the nuoL gene encoding NADH-quinone oxidoreductase subunit L, whose product is MEFTHYAWLIPVFPLLAFLVLTALGRQMKGLATGFSVLAAAAAFVMAVLVFTERLGENVVDYTWDGFKWIGIGDFALQMGFEVNNLNTLMLVVVTLVSFLVNLYSLGYMKEDERINTFFAYVSLFTFSMLGLVLSINLVQFFIFWELVGVCSFLLVGFWYTKPAAKAAAKKAFIVTRIGDVGLFLGMLLLFWNMPGHSLEFSAIHNAAHTGALSAGVITAAAILVFIGAVGKSGQFPLHTWLPDAMEGPTPISALIHAATMVAAGVYLVARTFPLFQASDAALLTVAIVGGFTAIFAATIALAQNDIKRILAYSTVSQLGYMMLAMGIGTLSSYTAGMFHLYTHAFFKALLFLGAGSVIHAVHEQDIRKMGGLGSKMKITMLTFAIGTLALSGIVPFAGFWSKDAILTEAYHYQPILFWIALVAAFFTALYMARLFFLVFTGKPRSDMHPHESPAVMTVPLIVLAILAVIAGFVYFPGNGWFGEWLTGENLGEHADMTVMILSTVAGVGGLLIGWLLYGRRSNSEDWLEAKALPVYRVLNQKYYVDEAYDNGVVKPLRGIGYLLDLFDRYIVDGAVRALAGVMTATGRIGLRMQNGQLQSYGLIGVIGLLILIVAVVGRRYFHVG
- a CDS encoding complex I subunit 4 family protein, which translates into the protein MLDSIPILTLLTFSPLLGIIAVLLIPKERGHWLKTAAIVSTLISLVLAGWMFTGLDHDAEGMQFEEKATWIEIALNQEAPSLSSADRLIYQFNYSLGADGLSAALAFLTALISSMAAFASVHIKKRWKTFYLWFLLLQIGMFGVFLSRDLFLFFLFFEATLVPMFFLIGIWGFADREKAANKFLVYNGIGSAIMLIAFLMLINTAGFSALQEDPTQPLELVYSGDVGTIYNNLTDPNSFANLHHDRVGNTVNPFYMGLAMKEWIFLMLLIAFGIKLPIFPFHTWMLKVHIEAPPAVVMIHSGILLKMGAYGLLRFGVGLFPEQAQTFALLIGIVGVVNILYGAVLAFVQKEFRLILAYSSISHMGIVLLGIAALNTTGLQGAAFQLVSHGLISALLFLIVGSLIERTGTTELDRMGGMAKAMPFMSGMLLVGGLASLGLPGMSGFVSEFLAFLGLFDTMPVLAIIGALGIILTAVYVLRGVLAITYGELPEKYQTDSAVLRDARLTEAVPMIVLAAFIVLLGIYPTVLSEPLNHALSSMLARIGG